Proteins from a single region of Deltaproteobacteria bacterium:
- a CDS encoding metalloregulator ArsR/SmtB family transcription factor, whose product MRVRPEVLFNLLSDTTRLRCLMLIQVEEEACVCEMTFALEESQPKISRHLALMRDAGLVTPRREGTWMHYRINPDLPPWAKESLQQVLQNLHRLQPFLGDRKRLEKMASRPRLASCV is encoded by the coding sequence ATTCGCGTGAGACCTGAAGTTTTGTTCAACTTGCTTTCAGACACCACACGCCTGCGTTGCCTGATGCTGATCCAGGTGGAAGAAGAAGCCTGTGTGTGCGAAATGACCTTTGCGCTGGAAGAGTCGCAGCCCAAAATTTCGCGGCATCTGGCTTTGATGCGTGACGCCGGCCTCGTGACACCTCGTCGGGAGGGTACGTGGATGCACTACCGAATCAATCCAGACTTGCCCCCCTGGGCGAAAGAATCGTTGCAACAAGTGCTTCAAAATCTCCATCGTTTGCAGCCCTTCCTCGGTGACCGTAAGAGGCTTGAGAAAATGGCCAGTCGACCCAGACTTGCTTCCTGCGTGTGA
- a CDS encoding thioredoxin family protein: MKLTIFGSGCAKCNLLTQHAEEAARELGAAYELQKVTDMNQIIDAGVMRTPALAVDDRIVIEGKVPSANELKQYLA; this comes from the coding sequence ATGAAACTGACGATCTTTGGCAGCGGATGTGCAAAGTGCAATCTCCTGACCCAACATGCCGAGGAAGCGGCCCGCGAACTTGGCGCCGCCTACGAACTCCAAAAGGTCACCGACATGAACCAGATCATCGATGCTGGCGTCATGCGCACACCTGCGTTGGCGGTAGATGATCGAATTGTCATTGAAGGCAAGGTTCCAAGTGCCAACGAGTTGAAACAGTACCTGGCTTGA
- a CDS encoding permease, whose product MYAQLRNLYSENRQQGHLIALVLVIFLAVYFMPAGLARFDNAVLEAFALVHWYAQEHVILCLLPAFVIAGAMAVYISQGSVMRFLGPQASKPLALGVASVSGTLLAVCSCTVLPLFGGIYRRGAGLGAAVAFLYSGPAINVMAIVVTAKVLGIELGTARAVGAIVFAVVIGAIMHLLYREEEAGRTDHSVRGFEAEEHEKSLGAISMFFALMVGILIFANWAAADSAVWMAIYRLKWLITAALAVSLGVLLVVRWNWPATHMVVLAIVVAACAWIAPSTPGLAFAAGTLGLMLLAAIRPSDREWAEQTWGFTKQIAPLLLAGVFIAGFLLGRPGQEGLVPSTWISAAVGDNSLTSTVLASVVGAFMYFSTLTEVPIVQGLIGAGMGKGPALALLLAGPALSLPNMLVIRSILGTGKTVTYCVLVIVMATITGFVFGNYF is encoded by the coding sequence ATGTACGCCCAACTACGAAATCTTTACTCGGAGAATCGCCAACAGGGCCACCTGATCGCCCTGGTGCTGGTGATCTTTCTGGCCGTCTACTTCATGCCGGCGGGTTTGGCCCGCTTCGATAATGCCGTACTGGAAGCTTTTGCGCTGGTTCACTGGTACGCACAGGAACACGTCATCCTATGCCTGCTGCCGGCCTTCGTAATCGCCGGTGCAATGGCGGTCTACATTTCCCAAGGTTCTGTCATGCGATTTCTGGGGCCACAGGCGTCCAAGCCGCTGGCCCTGGGTGTCGCGTCCGTCTCGGGAACGCTGCTGGCCGTTTGCTCCTGCACAGTATTGCCTCTTTTCGGTGGAATTTATCGGCGTGGGGCGGGCCTGGGCGCTGCCGTCGCCTTCCTGTACTCCGGGCCGGCCATCAACGTCATGGCCATCGTGGTCACCGCCAAGGTGCTTGGCATCGAACTGGGGACGGCACGGGCAGTCGGCGCCATCGTCTTCGCTGTCGTAATCGGGGCCATCATGCATCTCCTTTATCGCGAGGAAGAAGCGGGGCGGACCGATCACTCCGTTCGTGGTTTCGAAGCTGAGGAGCACGAAAAGTCTTTGGGTGCCATTTCGATGTTCTTCGCCCTCATGGTAGGAATTTTGATCTTCGCCAACTGGGCCGCAGCGGACAGTGCAGTCTGGATGGCTATTTACCGATTGAAGTGGCTCATCACCGCGGCACTTGCGGTCAGTCTGGGCGTGCTGCTGGTCGTGCGCTGGAACTGGCCAGCTACGCACATGGTCGTGCTGGCCATCGTCGTTGCAGCTTGCGCATGGATTGCTCCCTCAACACCTGGACTGGCCTTCGCCGCGGGAACCCTTGGATTGATGCTACTTGCTGCGATCCGTCCATCCGACCGTGAATGGGCCGAGCAGACCTGGGGCTTCACGAAACAAATCGCGCCCCTGTTACTGGCGGGTGTTTTCATCGCCGGCTTCCTGTTGGGCCGACCGGGCCAGGAAGGATTGGTCCCATCTACGTGGATCAGTGCTGCCGTCGGCGACAATTCACTGACGTCCACCGTGCTGGCGTCCGTTGTGGGCGCCTTCATGTATTTTTCAACGCTGACGGAAGTGCCCATTGTGCAGGGCCTGATTGGCGCAGGTATGGGAAAGGGTCCTGCACTTGCCTTGCTGTTGGCAGGCCCGGCCCTTTCACTGCCCAACATGCTAGTGATCCGCTCGATCTTGGGTACCGGCAAGACTGTGACCTATTGCGTCTTGGTGATCGTGATGGCCACGATCACCGGCTTCGTGTTCGGAAATTACTTCTAA